The Sebastes fasciatus isolate fSebFas1 chromosome 13, fSebFas1.pri, whole genome shotgun sequence genome includes a region encoding these proteins:
- the LOC141781293 gene encoding deoxyhypusine synthase-like isoform X1 yields the protein MSCSGHSTLSCSYKGTLIAGLISSWSNVQRTDQTYCTSLRNLLPANQTDKMAHIHPIPGDIYRNQEPVPEDMPKIQGYDFNKGVDYSALLKSYRTTGFQATNFGLAVQEIHNMIKRRQQPLKAVNGLVEDPSTCPCLQSCTIFLSYTSNLISCGVRESIRYLAEHRMVDVLVTTAGGIEEDLIKCLGPVYVGEFTMPGKDLYKRGLNRSGNTLMPEENYEKFDKWMTPILKQMLQEQKSQGTRWTPSKVIHRLGKEINNPESVYYWAYKNNIPVFCPALTDGAIGDLFYLLSAENPGFIVDIVEDIAKLNNLAVAANSTGMIALGGGVAKHQVCNANSWRDGADYAVYVNTAQEFDGCDSGASPDEAVSWGKIRAEAKPVKVFADASIIFPLLVAETFAAHANQMTAGKKND from the exons ATGTCCTGCTCAGGCCACTCCACCCTCTCCTGCTCTTATAAAGGAACGCTTATAGCAGGTCTCATCAGTTCCTGGAGTAACGTTCAAAGGACGGACCAGACCTACTGTACATCCTTAAGAAATCTTCTGCCAGCAAACCAGACAG ACAAAATGGCACACATCCACCCGATACCAGGGGATATCTACAGAAACCAAGAACCCGTACCAGAGGATATGCCAAAGATCCAGGGCTACGACTTCAACAAGGGAGTGGACTACAGCGCCCTTCTGAAGTCCTACCGCACCACAGGCTTCCAGGCTACCAACTTTGGCTTGGCTGTCCAGGAGATCCACAACATG ATCAAGAGACGTCAGCAGCCGTTGAAGGCGGTGAACGGACTCGTTGAGGATCCGTCCACCTGCCCCTGCCTCCAGAGCTGCACCATCTTCCTCAGTTACACCTCCAACCTCATCAGCTGTGGAGTCAGGGAGAGTATCCgctacctcgcagaacacaggatg GTGGATGTCTTAGTGACCACAGCTGGAGGTATAGAGGAGGATCTGATCAAGTGTTTGGGCCCGGTTTACGTAGGAGAATTTACTATGCCTGGCAAGGATCTGTATAAAAGAGGCCTCAACAG GAGTGGAAACACTCTGATGCCCGAAGAAAACTATGAGAAATTTGACAAATGGATGACGCCGATCTTGAAGCAGATGCTGCAGGAGCAGAAATCTCAG GGCACTCGCTGGACTCCATCTAAGGTGATCCATCGACTGGGCAAAGAGATCAACAACCCTGAATCTGTTTACTACTGGGCCTACAAG AATAACATCCCGGTGTTCTGCCCTGCCCTGACCGACGGCGCCATAGGAGACTTGTTCTACCTCCTCTCGGCTGAGAACCCCGGCTTCATAGTGGACATAGTTGAAG ATATTGCAAAGTTGAACAACCTTGCGGTGGCCGCCAACAGCACAGGGATGATCGCCCTGGGAGGAGGCGTAGCCAAACACCAAGTATGCAACGCTAATTCATGG AGGGACGGAGCTGACTACGCGGTGTACGTGAACACGGCTCAGGAGTTTGATGGCTGTGACTCAGGGGCCAGTCCTGACGAGGCCGTGTCCTGGGGCAAGATCAGAGCAGAGGCTAAACCCGTCAAG GTCTTTGCAGATGCTTCCATCATTTTCCCCTTATTGGTGGCAGAGACCTTTGCTGCTCATGCTAATCAGATGACAGCTGGCAAGAAAAACGACTAG
- the LOC141781293 gene encoding deoxyhypusine synthase-like isoform X2 yields the protein MTVYHTVLSDKMAHIHPIPEILYRNTAPIPEGTPKVQGYDFNRGVDYSALLKSYCTTGLQATNVGLAVQQLNNMIERRQQPMKAVNGHVEEDPSTCPCLQSCTIFLSYTSNLISSGVRESIRYLAEHKMVDVLATSAGGIEEDLIKCLAPLYIGDFSMRGEDLYKKGHNRNGNTLMPEENYIKFDKWMTPILKEMLLEQNTQGARWTPSKVIHRLGKEINNPESVYYWAYKNNIPVFCPALTDGAIGDLFFLFSVENPGCIVDIVEDISKLNNLAVAANSTGMIALGGGVAKHQICNANSWRDGADYAVYVNTAQEFDGCDSGASPDEAVSWGKIRAEAKPVKVFADASIIFPLLVAETFAAHANQMTAGKKND from the exons ATGACGGTTTATCATACTGTTCTTTCAGACAAAATGGCACACATCCACCCGATACCTGAGATTCTCTATAGAAACACTGCACCCATACCAGAGGGTACACCAAAGGTCCAGGGCTACGACTTCAACCGGGGAGTGGACTACAGCGCCCTGCTGAAGTCCTACTGCACCACAGGCTTGCAGGCCACTAATGTTGGCTTGGCTGTCCAGCAGCTCAACAACATG ATCGAGAGGCGTCAGCAGCCGATGAAGGCGGTGAATGGACACGTTGAGGAAGACCCGTCCACCTGTCCCTGCCTCCAGAGCTGCACCATCTTCCTCAGTTACACCTCCAACCTCATCAGCAGTGGAGTCAGGGAGAGTATCCgctacctcgcagaacacaagATG GTGGATGTCTTAGCGACCTCAGCTGGAGGTATAGAGGAGGATCTGATCAAGTGTTTGGCCCCGCTTTATATCGGAGACTTCTCTATGCGTGGCGAGGATCTGTATAAAAAAGGCCATAACAG GAATGGAAACACTCTGATGCCCGAAGAAAACTATATTAAATTTGACAAATGGATGACGCCGATCTTGAAGGAGATGCTGTTGGAGCAGAACACTCAG GGCGCTCGCTGGACTCCGTCTAAAGTGATCCATCGACTGGGCAAAGAGATCAACAACCCTGAATCTGTCTACTACTGGGCCTACAAG AATAACATCCCGGTGTTCTGCCCTGCCCTGACAGACGGCGCTATAGGAGACTTGTTCTTCCTCTTCTCGGTTGAGAACCCCGGCTGCATAGTGGACATAGTTGAAG ATATTTCAAAGTTGAACAACCTTGCGGTGGCCGCCAACAGCACAGGGATGATCGCACTGGGAGGAGGCGTAGCCAAACACCAGATCTGCAATGCCAATTCATGG AGGGACGGAGCTGACTACGCGGTGTACGTGAACACGGCTCAGGAGTTTGATGGCTGTGACTCAGGGGCCAGTCCTGACGAGGCCGTGTCCTGGGGCAAGATCAGAGCAGAGGCTAAACCCGTCAAG GTCTTTGCAGATGCTTCCATCATTTTCCCCTTATTGGTGGCAGAGACCTTTGCTGCTCATGCTAATCAGATGACAGCTGGCAAGAAAAACGACTAG
- the LOC141781294 gene encoding deoxyhypusine synthase-like has translation MISVEEKKRMVAKIPAIVWQSTHAPSGELPEGMTKIRGYDFNQGADLQGVMKSSISTGFQASSVGQAIDTINLMIEKRREPVEKDEKKEAETPEEHRNKLGCTIFLGYTSNMISSGVRETIRYLAQHKMVDVIVTIAGGIEEDFIKCFADTFLGDFSLAGKDLRQKGINRIGNMLIPNDNYDIFGNWMIPILDQMLEEQKTQGTIWTPSKMIHRFGKEINNPDSVYYWAYKNNIPVFCPALTDGEMGDMLYFHSYTNPGLVVDIAQDVRRINNQAVYANSTGLIILGGGLVKHHICNANLMRNGANHAVFVNTGQEFDGSDSGARPDEAISWGKIRIDAKPVKVYADATLVFPLIVAETFALHADKLTAEEKTE, from the exons ATGATCTCTGTTGAAGAAaag AAGAGGATGGTGGCTAAGATCCCTGCTATTGTCTGGCAGTCCACCCATGCGCCCAGTGGTGAGCTCCCAGAAGGCATGACAAAGATCAGAGGCTACGACTTCAACCAGGGAGCTGATCTCCAGGGAGTGATGAAGTCCTCCATCTCCACGGGCTTCCAGGCCAGCAGCGTGGGCCAGGCCATCGACACGATCAACCTCATG ATAGAGAAGCGTCGTGAGCCAGTGGAGaaggatgaaaaaaaagaggctGAAACGCCCGAAGAACACCGCAACAAGCTGGGCTGCACCATCTTCCTGGGTTACACCTCCAACATGATCAGCTCCGGAGTCAGAGAGACCATCCGCTACCTGGCACAGCACAAAATG GTGGATGTGATCGTAACCATAGCTGGAGGCATAGAGGAGGATTTCATCAAGTGTTTCGCTGACACATTCTTGGGAGACTTCAGCCTGGCTGGCAAGGACCTCCGCCAGAAGGGCATCAACAG GATAGGGAATATGTTGATACCCAATGACAACTACGACATCTTTGGAAACTGGATGATACCCATTCTGGACCAGATGCTGGAGGAGCAGAAGACACAG ggCACAATTTGGACTCCCTCTAAAATGATCCATCGGTTTGGCAAGGAGATCAATAACCCTGACTCTGTCTACTACTGGGCGTACAAG AATAACATCCCAGTGTTCTGTCCTGCTCTGACAGACGGCGAGATGGGCGACATGCTTTACTTCCACTCTTACACTAACCCTGGCCTGGTTGTGGACATAGCACAAG ATGTTCGCAGGATCAACAACCAGGCAGTGTATGCTAACAGTACGGGACTCATCATCCTGGGAGGAGGACTGGTCAAACATCACATATGCAATGCTAATCTTATG AGGAACGGAGCTAACCACGCCGTGTTTGTGAACACGGGTCAGGAGTTCGATGGCTCCGACTCTGGAGCCAGACCTGATGAGGCCATATCCTGGGGCAAGATCAGAATAGATGCCAAACCCGTGAAG GTGTATGCAGATGCCACTTTAGTCTTCCCTCTGATCGTGGCCGAGACCTTCGCTCTCCACGCCGACAAGCTGACTGCCGAAGAGAAAACCGAGTAG
- the LOC141781300 gene encoding guanine nucleotide-binding protein G(I)/G(S)/G(O) subunit gamma-12-like has product MSGKMCSSSSSSSSSVIQAQKLVDQLRVEASMERIKISLTAADLVRYCQDHRRSDPLLTGIAASSNPFKDKKSCVLL; this is encoded by the exons ATGTCAGGAAagatgtgcagcagcagcagcagcagcagcagcagtgttatTCAGGCACAAAAACTGGTGGATCAACTTCGGGTGGAGGCAAGCATGGAGAGAATAAAG ATCTccctgacagcagcagactTGGTCCGGTACTGTCAGGACCACAGGCGCAGTGACCCTCTGCTCACCGGCATCGCTGCCTCGTCCAATCCTTTCAAAGATAAGAAGAGCTGTGTGCTGCTTTGA